One window of Mycoplasma cottewii genomic DNA carries:
- the rpoE gene encoding DNA-directed RNA polymerase subunit delta, producing MNKKTNLNLVYDYLLANKKPTTLQDIWNEISKDVVSQKKDEISVIADLYGDMVLDNRFALTSDGLWALSADPEVEDIKKQLAAKLEEVEKKPKHEIDDEDLDDSEMVIDDEDLEEEYYDEEYEDDEEDDDGFVTVSEDDYDDE from the coding sequence ATGAATAAAAAAACAAATTTAAATTTAGTTTATGACTATTTACTAGCAAATAAAAAACCAACAACTTTACAAGACATTTGAAATGAGATTTCTAAAGATGTTGTAAGTCAGAAAAAAGATGAAATTTCAGTTATTGCTGATTTATATGGAGATATGGTTTTAGATAATCGTTTCGCTTTAACATCTGATGGTTTATGAGCATTAAGTGCTGATCCAGAAGTTGAAGATATTAAAAAACAATTAGCTGCTAAACTAGAAGAAGTTGAGAAAAAACCAAAACACGAAATCGATGATGAAGATCTAGATGATTCAGAAATGGTAATTGATGATGAAGATCTTGAAGAAGAGTATTATGATGAAGAATACGAAGACGATGAAGAAGATGATGACGGATTCGTTACAGTTAGTGAAGACGATTACGATGATGAATAA
- a CDS encoding HD domain-containing protein encodes MYEKVIRDNVHGDIYFDHPIYIEIINSSEMQRLRRILQLAGSQFAYPSATHTRFSHCVGVYYVLQQFLKNRDFKLIDQKEQMLVKLAGLLHDVGHAAFSHTFERITNKSHESYTTEIIKNTDGNINKILKKYDINPDDIVAIIDGTYKNNIINLLVSSQIDADRFDYLIRDSYNCGVDYATLDVKWLIRNAKIRDNKIVFPHKTIYAIESYLLGRYHMYQQVYNHKTSISFDVMFSTWFKRIKYLADNNYKFKDNRIYELFSALFENKPIKLKEYLQIDDYLMFNIFANCQNEQDQILSDLSKRINNRELFACKSEQLVEKDKILDKLKEKGYDPEYYLLKTVSKPAVMYKIEHEAKKDEHIYLFNEKTNKIDALENVSLLSSAIKENNNQKNEIKYLFPKDLEIK; translated from the coding sequence ATGTATGAAAAAGTTATAAGAGATAATGTTCATGGTGATATTTATTTCGATCATCCAATATATATAGAAATTATTAATTCTAGTGAAATGCAAAGATTAAGAAGAATACTTCAACTAGCAGGAAGTCAATTTGCTTATCCTAGTGCAACTCACACACGTTTTAGTCATTGTGTTGGTGTATATTATGTTTTACAACAATTTTTAAAAAATAGAGATTTTAAATTAATTGATCAAAAAGAACAAATGTTAGTTAAACTAGCAGGATTATTACACGATGTTGGGCATGCTGCTTTTTCTCACACATTTGAAAGAATTACAAATAAATCTCATGAAAGTTATACAACTGAAATTATTAAAAACACTGATGGAAACATTAATAAAATTCTAAAAAAATATGATATTAATCCAGATGATATTGTTGCTATTATTGATGGAACTTATAAAAATAACATTATTAATTTACTAGTAAGTTCTCAAATTGATGCTGATAGATTTGACTATTTAATTCGTGATTCATATAATTGTGGAGTTGATTATGCAACTTTAGATGTTAAATGATTAATTAGAAATGCAAAAATTAGAGATAACAAAATTGTTTTTCCACACAAAACTATTTATGCAATTGAATCATATTTACTAGGTAGATATCATATGTATCAACAAGTATACAATCATAAAACTTCAATTAGTTTTGATGTTATGTTTTCAACATGATTTAAAAGAATTAAATACTTAGCTGACAACAACTACAAATTCAAAGATAATAGAATTTATGAATTATTTAGTGCATTATTTGAAAATAAACCAATTAAATTAAAAGAATATCTTCAAATTGATGATTATTTAATGTTTAATATATTTGCTAATTGCCAAAACGAACAAGATCAAATATTAAGTGATCTTTCAAAAAGAATTAATAATAGAGAATTATTTGCTTGCAAGAGTGAACAATTAGTTGAAAAAGATAAAATATTAGACAAATTGAAAGAAAAAGGATATGATCCTGAATATTATTTACTAAAAACAGTTTCAAAGCCTGCAGTTATGTATAAAATAGAACATGAGGCAAAAAAAGACGAACACATTTACTTATTTAATGAAAAGACAAATAAAATAGATGCTTTAGAAAATGTAAGCCTTTTATCAAGTGCTATAAAAGAAAATAATAATCAAAAAAATGAAATTAAATACTTATTTCCTAAAGACTTAGAAATAAAGTAG
- a CDS encoding CTP synthase: MAKFIFVTGGVVSGLGKGITASSLGALLKASGLKVFMQKFDPYLNVDPGTMSPYQHGEVFVTSDGGETDLDLGHYERFTDEELSKISSTSAGKIYLEVIEGERRGDSQGKTIQVVPHITDAIKHKVYLAAQRSKADVVISEIGGTVGDIESQPFIEAIRQIRMEQGKENVMFIHVVLLLWLAASKEYKTKPIQHSVRELLSLGIQPDVIVSRSDKSSPQEIKEKVSLFCNVPTENIIDAVDQDSIYRVPLAMAEQNLHKLVIDQLKLNAKPIDLSSWKEFNKKIDTSKESIEVTFVGKYIELQDAYLSVIESLKIAGWEFNKKVKIKWIQADKLNEHNYKEVLKNSEAILVPGGFGNRGIEGMMLASRFARENDIPYLGICLGMQIATISMARDLLGWKDANSTEFDETTPHPIFDYIRGIDRHNIGGTLRLGTMATKLEKDSIAQKLYDSDNAYERHRHRYEFNNEYKKDLESVGLRFSGIYEEQNLVEIIEIPKLKFFVASQFHPEFTSRPNKPNPLFKGFIQAIVNNNKK; the protein is encoded by the coding sequence ATGGCAAAATTTATATTCGTTACAGGTGGAGTAGTTTCAGGTTTAGGAAAAGGAATAACAGCTAGTTCATTAGGTGCTTTATTAAAAGCAAGTGGATTAAAAGTATTTATGCAAAAATTTGATCCTTATTTAAATGTTGATCCAGGGACAATGTCTCCATATCAACATGGTGAAGTTTTTGTTACTAGTGATGGTGGAGAAACTGATTTAGATCTAGGTCATTATGAACGTTTTACAGATGAAGAATTATCAAAAATTTCTTCAACAAGTGCAGGAAAAATTTATCTAGAAGTTATTGAAGGTGAAAGAAGAGGAGACTCTCAAGGAAAAACTATTCAAGTAGTTCCTCACATAACTGATGCAATTAAACATAAAGTTTATTTAGCTGCTCAAAGAAGTAAAGCAGATGTTGTTATTTCTGAAATTGGAGGAACTGTTGGAGATATTGAATCTCAACCATTTATTGAAGCTATTCGTCAAATTAGAATGGAACAAGGTAAAGAAAATGTAATGTTTATTCACGTTGTTTTATTATTATGATTAGCAGCATCAAAAGAATATAAAACAAAACCAATACAACATTCAGTTAGAGAATTACTAAGTTTAGGAATTCAACCTGATGTTATTGTTTCAAGAAGTGATAAAAGTTCACCTCAAGAAATTAAAGAAAAAGTTTCACTATTTTGTAATGTTCCAACAGAAAACATTATTGATGCAGTAGATCAAGATTCTATTTACAGAGTTCCTTTAGCAATGGCTGAACAAAACCTACATAAATTAGTAATTGATCAATTAAAACTAAATGCTAAACCAATTGATCTATCATCATGAAAAGAATTTAATAAAAAAATTGATACTTCAAAAGAATCAATTGAAGTTACATTTGTAGGTAAATATATCGAATTACAAGATGCTTATCTTTCTGTTATCGAATCATTAAAAATAGCTGGATGAGAATTTAATAAAAAAGTTAAAATTAAATGAATTCAAGCTGATAAATTAAATGAACACAACTATAAAGAAGTATTAAAAAACTCAGAAGCGATTTTAGTTCCGGGTGGTTTTGGAAACCGTGGTATTGAAGGAATGATGTTAGCAAGTAGATTTGCAAGAGAAAATGATATACCTTATTTAGGGATTTGTTTAGGAATGCAAATTGCTACAATTTCAATGGCTAGAGATTTATTAGGTTGAAAAGATGCTAACTCAACTGAATTTGATGAAACAACACCTCATCCAATCTTTGATTATATAAGAGGAATTGATCGTCACAATATTGGTGGAACATTAAGATTAGGAACAATGGCGACTAAACTAGAAAAAGACTCAATTGCTCAAAAACTATATGATTCAGATAATGCTTATGAAAGACATAGACATAGATACGAATTTAATAATGAATACAAAAAAGATTTAGAAAGTGTTGGATTAAGATTTTCGGGAATATATGAAGAACAAAATTTAGTTGAAATAATTGAAATTCCTAAATTAAAATTCTTTGTTGCAAGTCAATTCCATCCTGAATTTACATCTCGCCCTAACAAACCAAATCCACTATTTAAAGGATTTATCCAAGCAATTGTGAACAACAATAAAAAATAA